A window from Drosophila nasuta strain 15112-1781.00 chromosome 3, ASM2355853v1, whole genome shotgun sequence encodes these proteins:
- the LOC132791018 gene encoding vitamin K epoxide reductase complex subunit 1 — MKSMRAQHPFCTAQLQTGLPDNTALRIGNLDMNFFWHLGNFVIQQVVTAGQKNRTRSELIIPARPKMCSSNGGNLEKKTFFDTPKATPNCTRLRVLCICGLVISIYSLYVKVQLDYDDSYAAMCDLAEQVSCTAVFKSEYGRGFGLTQLIFGASSTYLNPPNGSIGVVFYVLLFISSFYERRWICQLQLLSAIVSLLLCIYLGGLLLLVLYDCCVVCVCIYAVHMLLLMEVYGRYRRIYTTKAKAATK; from the exons ATGAAGTCCATGCGAGCGCAGCATCCTTTCTGCACTGCGCAACTGCAAACAGGGTTGCCAGATAACACCGCATTGCGTATAGGAAATCTCGATATGAATTTCTTTTGGCATCTTGGCAACTTTGTAATCCAACAGGTAGTCACAGCTGGTCAAAAGAATAGAACCAGGTCTGAGCTCATTATTCCTGCCCGCCCGAAGatgtgcagcagcaacggaGGTAATCTTGAGAAAAAGACCTTTTTTGACACGCCCAAAGCCACGCCCAACTGCACCCGCTTGCGAGTGTTGTGCATCTGTGGTTTGGTAATTTCTATTTACTCGTTGTACGTAAAAGTTCAGCTGGACTATGATGATAGCTACGCAGCCATGTGTGATCTGGCGGAACAAGTTAGTTGCACCGCAGTTTTCAAATCGGA GTACGGGCGTGGTTTTGGTTTGACGCAGCTAATCTTTGGTGCTTCCTCAACGTATTTAAATCCGCCCAATGGCTCCATTGGTGTCGTCTTCTATGTGTTGCTCTTCATATCCT CTTTTTATGAACGACGATGGATTTGCCAACTACAGCTGCTGTCCGCGATTGTATCTCTTCTGCTATGCATCTATCTTGGGGGACTCCTGCTCCTGGTGCTCTACGATTGCTGTGTGGTCTGCGTATGCATTTATGCCGTTCATATGTTGCTCCTTATGGAGGTTTATGGACGCTACAGGCGAATCtatacaacaaaagcaaaagcagctaccaaatga
- the LOC132792854 gene encoding actin-like protein 53D, translating to MSRIFMPSRIEINITDQRAQQILFKSLTPPVAKMNTEDNLANAVVIDNGSGICKAGFSTESTPRVVFPSIVGRPRHLNVILDSAINDCVIGDNAVRKRGILTLKYPIEHGIVTNWSDMEKIWNHTFEKLRVESEEHPVLLTEPPLNPKKNREKMTEIMFENFRVPALYVAIQAVLSLYATGRTIGIVVDSGDGVTHTVPIYEGYALPHACMRMDLAGRDLTDYMGKLLMERGLTLSTSAEREIVREIKEKLCYVATNFDEELQQFGINKSELNTTYELPDGQKIIIGSECIRCPEALFKPSMLGQETPGLHEAIYNSIIKCDMDLRRDMYSNIVLSGGTTMFRNIEIRLQQDISTMAPSTMRIKITANPERCFAVWSGGSVLASLSSFQNMWIDASEYDEVGPSIIHRKCF from the exons ATGTCTCGAATTTTTATGCCTTCTCGAATTGAAATCAATATAACTGACCAAAGGGCACAACAAATTCTGTTCAAATCTCTAACGCCTC CTGTTGCCAAGATGAATACGGAAGACAATCTAGCAAACGCAGTGGTCATCGATAATGGATCTGGGATTTGCAAGGCCGGTTTCTCAACTGAGTCGACGCCCCGCGTTGTCTTTCCATCAATTGTGGGTAGGCCACGCCATTTAAATGTCATTTTGGACTCGGCTATCAATGATTGCGTCATTGGCGACAATGCGGTCAGGAAGCGAGGAATTTTGACGCTAAAGTATCCAATCGAGCATGGCATAGTAACTAATTGGTCCGACATGGAAAAGATATGGAATCACACATTCGAGAAGCTACGTGTCGAATCTGAAGAACATCCCGTCCTTCTCACTGAGCCGCCATTGAATCCCAAAAAGAATCGAGAAAAAATGACCGAAATTATGTTTGAGAATTTTCGAGTACCTGCATTATACGTGGCCATTCAAGCCGTGCTTTCACTTTATGCCACTGGTCGTActattggcattgttgttgattcCGGAGATGGCGTTACTCACACTGTGCCCATCTACGAAGGCTACGCTTTGCCTCATGCGTGCATGCGCATGGATTTGGCTGGTCGTGATTTAACCGACTACATGGGTAAATTACTAATGGAACGCGGTCTCACATTGAGCACCAGTGCTGAGCGTGAAATCGTCAGGGAAATTAAAGAGAAACTGTGTTACGTAGCCACCAACTTCGATGAGGAACTCCAACAGTTCGGAATCAACAAGAGTGAACTGAACACAACATACGAGCTGCCCGATGGCCAAAAGATAATCATTGGCAGCGAGTGCATTCGATGCCCAGAGGCGCTGTTTAAGCCTAGCATGCTTGGCCAAGAGACGCCGGGTCTCCATGAGGCCATCTACAATTCGATTATCAAGTGTGATATGGATTTGCGCAGGGATATGTATTCTAATATCGTACTTTCGGGTGGTACTACCATGTTCCGCAACATCGAGATACGTCTGCAGCAGGACATTTCGACAATGGCGCCGTCAACAATGCGCATCAAAATTACAGCCAATCCTGAGCGTTGCTTTGCTGTCTGGTCGGGTGGCTCAGTTTTGGCGTCGCTGTCTAGTTTCCAAAATATGTGGATCGATGCATCAGAATATGATGAGGTTGGTCCGAGCATAATACACCGCAAGTGTTTCTAG
- the LOC132792855 gene encoding superoxide dismutase [Mn], mitochondrial — translation MFLARNITKAAWATVRSKHTLPKLPYDYAALEPIICREIMELHHQKHHQTYVNNLNAAEEQLEDAKSKSDTTKLIQLAPALRFNGGGHINHTIFWQNLSPNKSTPSDDLKNAIESQWKSFEDFKKELSTLTVAVQGSGWGWLGYNRKTGKLQLAALPNQDPLEASTGLIPLFGIDVWEHAYYLQYKNVRPSYVEAIWDIANWDDISCRFQEAKKLL, via the exons ATGTTTTTGGCACGCAACATTACCAAAGCAGCATG GGCCACTGTGCGCTCTAAGCATACGCTTCCCAAGCTGCCATACGATTATGCAGCACTGGAACCAATCATTTGCCGTGAAATAATGGAACTCCATCATCAGAAGCATCATCAGACCTATGTCAACAATCTAAATGCCGCCGAAGAACAGTTGGAGGATGCCAAGAGTAAGAGTGATACTACTAAACTGATTCAGTTGGCACCGGCCCTACGCTTTAATGGCGGTGGTCACATCAACCATACCATTTTTTGGCAAAATCTATCTCCAAATAAGTCAACGCCAAGCGATGACCTGAAGAATGCCATCGAATCCCAGTGGAAGAGTTTTGAGGATTTCAAAAAGGAGCTGAGCACTCTTACCGTTGCCGTTCAAGGTTCCGGCTGGGGTTGGCTAGGCTACAATAGAAAGACTGGAAAGTTACAGCTTGCGGCCTTGCCTAACCAAGATCCATTGGAGGCTTCAACTGGTCTAATTCCTTTATTCGGCATCGATGTCTGGGAGCACGCATACTATTTGCAGTACAAAAATGTGCGACCATCTTATGTTGAGGCCATCTGGGATATTGCTAATTGGGATGACATCTCATGCCGTTTCCAGGAGGCCAAGAAACTTTTATAG
- the LOC132792856 gene encoding uncharacterized protein LOC132792856 isoform X2, translating to MWAPFILILFFNGGFSTRITRFTNLKCKVLDPSYCVYDKCHLKILGRGIVGVNVDAKLLKGPFNNAKVNLSLWRKFNGFRPFMFNVTFDFCKFMSTSNTALSFQKIFFDALSTQSNLNHSCPYEKEIVVRDLVFQNDFFEILAITIWGVSNSNNCGYGQ from the exons ATGTGGGCTCCGtttattcttatattatttttcaacgGCGGCTTTTCGACCCGAATTACGCGTTTTACAAACCTAAAGTGTAAAGTGCTGGATCCATCTTATTGCGTATATGATAAGTGTCACCTTAAAATACTTGGTCGAGGAATTGTGGGAGTAAACGTGGATGCAAAACTGTTAAAAGGACCCTTTAATAATGCGAAG GTAAACCTCAGTCTTTGGCGTAAATTCAATGGTTTTCGTCCATTTATGTTCAATGTGACCTttgatttttgcaaatttatgtcAACATCGAATACCGCCTTGtcatttcaaaaaatatttttcgatGCTCTCTCTACGCAATCAAATCTAAACCACTCTTGTCCATATGAg AAGGAAATCGTGGTGCGTGATTTGGTATTCCAGAACGatttttttgaaattcttGCCATTACCATCTGGGGAgtatcaaattcaaataattgcGGCTACGGACAATGA
- the LOC132792856 gene encoding uncharacterized protein LOC132792856 isoform X1 translates to MLDGWKGNLDTDMRVNNTSVRYSANYFLRRKKVDFEVGHVMWAPFILILFFNGGFSTRITRFTNLKCKVLDPSYCVYDKCHLKILGRGIVGVNVDAKLLKGPFNNAKVNLSLWRKFNGFRPFMFNVTFDFCKFMSTSNTALSFQKIFFDALSTQSNLNHSCPYEKEIVVRDLVFQNDFFEILAITIWGVSNSNNCGYGQ, encoded by the exons ATGTTGGACGGATGGAAAGGAAACTTGGACACCGACATGAGAGTGAACAATACTTCTGTGCGATACAGCGCAAATTACTTTTTACGTCGTAAAAAG GTAGATTTTGAAGTTGGTCACGTCATGTGGGCTCCGtttattcttatattatttttcaacgGCGGCTTTTCGACCCGAATTACGCGTTTTACAAACCTAAAGTGTAAAGTGCTGGATCCATCTTATTGCGTATATGATAAGTGTCACCTTAAAATACTTGGTCGAGGAATTGTGGGAGTAAACGTGGATGCAAAACTGTTAAAAGGACCCTTTAATAATGCGAAG GTAAACCTCAGTCTTTGGCGTAAATTCAATGGTTTTCGTCCATTTATGTTCAATGTGACCTttgatttttgcaaatttatgtcAACATCGAATACCGCCTTGtcatttcaaaaaatatttttcgatGCTCTCTCTACGCAATCAAATCTAAACCACTCTTGTCCATATGAg AAGGAAATCGTGGTGCGTGATTTGGTATTCCAGAACGatttttttgaaattcttGCCATTACCATCTGGGGAgtatcaaattcaaataattgcGGCTACGGACAATGA
- the LOC132792858 gene encoding ataxin-1, which produces MHIYVHISIDYLKLLPKVFEYKTRMCAFGYLLFFALLLTTILVLSIILATSSKRSMMDSLILVFNYTQNVQQLQQQQHDEFLQHQQQQQEQLQQQQPQHLYKPKLF; this is translated from the coding sequence atgcatatatatgtacatatatctattGACTATTTAAAGCTGCTACCAAAagtttttgaatataaaacgCGAATGTGCGCTTTTggttatttattgtttttcgcTTTATTGCTGACAACAATTTTGGTGCTTTCGATAATACTTGCGACCTCCTCGAAGAGATCCATGATGGATAGTCTAATACTAGTTTTCAATTACACTCAGAatgtgcagcagctgcagcagcaacaacacgacGAATTTctacagcatcagcaacaacaacaagaacaactccaacaacaacagccacagcatcTATATAAGCCAAAATTATTTTGA